One genomic segment of Roseovarius carneus includes these proteins:
- a CDS encoding type 1 glutamine amidotransferase codes for MRVLVFQHTAGEHPACFTSLIAEAGDSAHTVRLWEGDDIPDLAAFDAMLVMGGPMDVWEENAHPWLRPEKAAIAEWVGAGRAYLGVCLGHQLLVEAMGGRCAKMVIPEIGVSPVGLTKEGRADGLLAGLPDPLRVMQWHGVEAETLPEGTTLLASNPACHAQAIRVGNRAWGVQFHPEIDEGLVGYWMGDPGNRAAAIEWLGSAKAADQFASDSAAHVPLAAQQSAALYARLRGAV; via the coding sequence ATGCGCGTATTGGTGTTTCAACACACCGCCGGAGAGCATCCGGCCTGTTTCACCAGCCTCATCGCAGAGGCCGGTGATTCTGCGCATACCGTGCGTCTTTGGGAAGGGGACGATATCCCTGACCTCGCAGCGTTCGATGCCATGCTGGTCATGGGCGGCCCAATGGATGTTTGGGAAGAGAACGCGCACCCATGGCTGCGCCCCGAGAAGGCGGCAATAGCCGAGTGGGTCGGGGCGGGGCGGGCCTATCTGGGCGTGTGCCTTGGGCACCAACTTCTGGTGGAGGCGATGGGCGGGCGCTGTGCTAAGATGGTCATTCCAGAGATTGGCGTGAGCCCGGTTGGTCTGACCAAGGAAGGTCGCGCGGACGGGCTTCTGGCCGGCCTGCCAGATCCGCTGCGCGTAATGCAGTGGCACGGGGTTGAGGCCGAGACGCTGCCCGAGGGCACGACCCTTCTGGCAAGCAACCCCGCCTGCCATGCACAGGCGATCCGCGTCGGCAATCGCGCGTGGGGCGTGCAATTTCACCCAGAGATTGACGAAGGCCTTGTCGGCTATTGGATGGGCGATCCTGGCAATCGGGCGGCGGCGATAGAGTGGCTTGGTTCAGCCAAGGCCGCGGATCAGTTCGCGTCCGATAGCGCCGCCCACGTGCCTCTGGCGGCGCAGCAATCGGCAGCGCTTTACGCCCGGCTGCGGGGCGCGGTCTAG
- a CDS encoding NAD(P)-binding domain-containing protein, whose amino-acid sequence MTKRIAILGAGPSGLAQLRAFQSAKQNGEDIPEIVCFEKQANWGGLWNYTWRTGVDQYGEPVHGSMYRYLWSNGPKEGLEFADYSFEEHFGKQIASYPPRAVLFDYIEGRVKKAGVRDWIRFETAVRRVEETDNGFKVTVCDLPKGEEYTEEFDHVICATGHFSTPNVPEFEGFDHFEGRVLHAHDFRDALEFKGQDILIVGTSYSAEDIGSQLWKYGAKSITVSHRTAPMGYKWPDNWAEVPLLTKVDGKTAYFKDGTSREVDAVLLCTGYQHHFPFMDEKLNLRTANRLATADLYKGVAFVPNTDLFYLGMQDQWFTFNMFDAQAWWVRDAIMGKIKIPTDKAALMADVEDRIAREDKGEDDYDAIWYQGDYIKELIAETDYPSFDVEGACKAFKEWKGHKKKDIMTFRNNSYTSVITGTKAPVHHTPWKDALDDSLEVYLEN is encoded by the coding sequence ATGACAAAACGTATCGCAATCCTCGGCGCAGGCCCCTCCGGCCTTGCACAGTTACGCGCCTTTCAATCGGCCAAGCAAAATGGCGAGGATATCCCCGAGATCGTCTGTTTCGAGAAGCAGGCCAATTGGGGCGGACTTTGGAATTACACATGGCGCACGGGCGTGGACCAATACGGCGAGCCTGTGCACGGCTCCATGTATCGCTACCTGTGGTCGAACGGGCCAAAAGAGGGCTTGGAATTTGCAGATTATTCCTTCGAGGAACATTTCGGTAAACAGATCGCGAGCTATCCGCCGCGCGCCGTTCTCTTTGACTATATCGAGGGCCGCGTGAAGAAGGCGGGCGTGCGCGACTGGATCCGGTTCGAGACCGCCGTGCGCCGGGTCGAGGAAACCGACAATGGCTTCAAAGTCACCGTTTGCGACCTGCCAAAGGGCGAGGAATACACTGAAGAGTTCGACCATGTGATTTGCGCCACGGGCCATTTCTCAACGCCCAATGTGCCCGAGTTCGAGGGGTTCGATCACTTCGAGGGACGCGTATTGCACGCCCATGATTTCCGCGATGCCTTGGAGTTTAAAGGGCAGGATATCTTGATCGTTGGCACATCCTATTCTGCTGAGGATATCGGCTCGCAGCTTTGGAAATATGGTGCAAAATCCATCACCGTGAGCCACCGCACAGCGCCGATGGGCTATAAATGGCCCGACAACTGGGCCGAGGTGCCGCTTCTGACCAAGGTTGACGGCAAGACCGCATATTTCAAAGATGGGACCAGCCGCGAGGTCGATGCGGTGCTGCTCTGCACCGGATACCAGCACCATTTCCCCTTCATGGACGAAAAGCTGAACCTGCGCACGGCCAACCGCTTGGCCACCGCCGACCTCTACAAGGGCGTGGCCTTCGTGCCCAACACGGACCTGTTCTATCTTGGGATGCAGGACCAGTGGTTCACGTTCAACATGTTCGACGCACAGGCCTGGTGGGTCCGTGATGCGATCATGGGCAAGATCAAGATTCCAACCGACAAAGCCGCTTTGATGGCCGATGTGGAGGATCGTATTGCGCGCGAGGATAAGGGCGAGGACGATTATGACGCGATCTGGTATCAGGGCGATTACATCAAGGAACTGATCGCTGAGACGGATTATCCCAGCTTTGATGTCGAAGGGGCCTGCAAGGCATTCAAGGAATGGAAAGGTCACAAGAAGAAAGACATCATGACCTTCCGCAATAACAGCTACACCTCCGTCATCACAGGCACCAAAGCGCCCGTCCATCACACCCCGTGGAAGGATGCGCTGGACGATAGTCTTGAGGTCTATCTGGAAAACTGA
- a CDS encoding ABC transporter substrate-binding protein, with amino-acid sequence MPQSSFAQFLSVSGRLPRLDQMAREPVRIGFLAPLSGVAEGWGRPGLNGCHIWVDQVNAAGGLRIGAERKRVELLPFDCGDDPARAQVGAAQLVDEGQAQLILTLGGAGPRAAQPFLNARRVLTSTLLPSDLSPDTPYLIAPSEVHPVYAVTGVSYLCRGRAPRRVALCAQVDAMGLPSLATYRAAFSAEGAEVTAEVQYPAEGGDARAIVAEMMADGPDMLCWCTSYPPMVQALTEAAFAAGFTGQILSCTLDNYARLIARTSPEFMEGVTFQFPDFDDPALANKAFFFNRPKAFYTEYNARFPGDWSAVSWEYAAILDIWGEAVTHAASTASGAVMASLKQKGQVMHAFGAAEWWGRGLFGVDNALVGDWPVVQIRRGKARIVSFESVPAWLGQHEAALRREMEALGQMWYQRRAGLETLVAR; translated from the coding sequence ATGCCACAAAGCAGTTTTGCACAGTTCTTGTCGGTCTCGGGGCGTCTGCCACGGCTGGACCAGATGGCGCGTGAACCTGTGCGAATCGGCTTTCTCGCCCCGCTGAGCGGTGTGGCCGAAGGCTGGGGGCGGCCGGGCCTCAACGGCTGCCACATCTGGGTGGATCAGGTGAATGCGGCTGGTGGTCTGCGCATCGGGGCGGAGCGGAAGCGGGTGGAGCTTTTACCATTCGATTGCGGGGATGACCCGGCACGTGCGCAGGTGGGTGCCGCGCAGCTGGTGGATGAGGGTCAAGCACAACTCATCCTCACCCTGGGCGGCGCGGGCCCGCGCGCGGCGCAGCCCTTTCTCAATGCGCGCCGGGTGCTCACCTCGACCCTTTTGCCAAGTGATCTGTCGCCTGACACTCCCTATCTGATCGCGCCTAGCGAGGTGCATCCGGTCTATGCGGTCACCGGGGTCTCCTATCTCTGCCGGGGCCGCGCGCCGCGCCGGGTGGCGCTCTGTGCGCAGGTCGATGCGATGGGCTTGCCATCGCTTGCGACCTATCGCGCGGCCTTCTCCGCCGAGGGGGCGGAGGTGACGGCAGAGGTTCAATACCCAGCCGAGGGCGGCGATGCGCGCGCGATCGTAGCCGAGATGATGGCGGATGGGCCGGATATGCTCTGCTGGTGCACCTCCTATCCGCCCATGGTGCAGGCGCTGACTGAGGCGGCGTTCGCGGCGGGCTTCACAGGCCAAATCCTGTCCTGCACACTTGATAATTACGCGCGGCTCATCGCCCGCACTTCGCCCGAGTTCATGGAGGGCGTGACGTTTCAATTCCCGGATTTCGATGATCCGGCGCTGGCCAATAAGGCGTTCTTCTTCAACCGCCCCAAGGCGTTCTACACCGAATACAACGCCCGCTTCCCCGGAGACTGGAGCGCTGTGAGCTGGGAATACGCCGCCATTCTCGACATCTGGGGCGAGGCGGTGACCCATGCTGCCTCCACCGCATCAGGCGCGGTGATGGCCTCGCTCAAGCAAAAGGGGCAGGTGATGCACGCGTTTGGGGCTGCGGAGTGGTGGGGGCGCGGCCTTTTCGGCGTGGACAATGCGCTGGTGGGTGACTGGCCCGTGGTGCAGATCCGGCGCGGCAAGGCGCGCATCGTCAGCTTCGAATCCGTGCCCGCGTGGCTGGGTCAGCACGAGGCGGCGCTGCGTCGAGAAATGGAGGCGCTTGGGCAGATGTGGTATCAACGCCGCGCGGGGCTTGAGACCTTGGTGGCGCGCTGA
- a CDS encoding FadR/GntR family transcriptional regulator: MSLAPVLSALPNDAPLSATVQTVVNTIYARIRSGDYGVDARLPSERQLASELHVARNTVREALDALEGHGLIRRRAGSGSFVNPPGTPEPANPHSEIAASSSPLDLQVVRGILEPDMVRLAVVNMPPRAIEALGETLSEMEAITTDADAFVRLEEAFYRKIAAGTGNPLIAGCYDLVIDACRQSFRAAQLRRHLTPARIEDYQKRYNSLFNAIAARDTEAAVEFIKLHLIEEQRLLLQDG; this comes from the coding sequence ATGTCTCTTGCCCCAGTCCTCTCCGCCCTGCCAAATGACGCGCCTCTTAGCGCAACGGTGCAGACCGTGGTCAACACGATCTATGCCCGCATCCGCAGCGGCGATTACGGCGTGGATGCGCGCCTGCCGTCCGAGCGACAGCTGGCCAGCGAGCTTCATGTCGCACGCAATACGGTGCGCGAGGCGCTGGATGCGTTGGAGGGGCACGGCCTGATCCGGCGGCGCGCAGGCTCTGGCAGCTTCGTGAACCCTCCCGGCACACCAGAGCCCGCCAACCCCCATAGCGAGATTGCCGCATCCTCAAGCCCGCTTGATTTACAAGTGGTGCGCGGCATCCTTGAGCCTGATATGGTGCGCCTTGCCGTGGTCAACATGCCGCCACGCGCGATCGAGGCCCTTGGTGAGACGTTGAGCGAGATGGAAGCGATCACCACCGATGCAGACGCGTTCGTGCGTTTGGAGGAGGCGTTTTACCGCAAGATCGCCGCCGGGACGGGCAATCCTTTGATCGCCGGTTGCTATGATCTGGTGATTGATGCGTGTCGTCAAAGTTTTCGCGCGGCACAGCTCCGGCGCCACCTCACACCGGCCCGGATCGAGGATTACCAGAAGCGCTATAACAGCCTGTTCAACGCCATCGCCGCGCGCGACACGGAAGCCGCAGTGGAGTTCATCAAGCTGCACCTGATCGAGGAACAGCGCCTCTTATTGCAAGACGGCTAA
- the glnT gene encoding type III glutamate--ammonia ligase, whose translation MTTDLAKFAKDNGVKYFMISFTDLFGAQRAKLVPAQAIADMQEDGAGFAGFATYLDLTPAHPDMLAVPDPASVIQLPWKPEIAWVAANCVMNNEDLAQAPRNVLRRLIAEAAEEGMHVKTGIEAEFFLLTPEGDEISDEFDTASKPCYDQQAMMRRYEVIREIADYMLDMGWGPYQNDHEDANGQWEMNWDFDDALVTADKHSFFKFMTKSVAEKHGFRATFMPKPIEGLTGNGCHAHISVWDAPGKDSKVNVFAGKGEGQTGELGLSERGKHFLGGIMKHASALAAITNPTVNSYKRINAPRTMSGATWAPNTVTWTGNNRTHMVRVPGPGRFELRLPDGAVNPYLLQAVIIAAGLSGIRSKADPGKRHDIDMYAEGHKVRGAPKLPLNMLDALREYEKDKGLKASMGEEFSAAYLKLKHQEWNQFVSHFSSWEKANTLDI comes from the coding sequence ATGACCACCGATCTGGCCAAATTCGCCAAGGACAATGGCGTCAAATATTTCATGATCTCCTTCACCGACCTCTTTGGCGCCCAGCGCGCCAAGCTGGTCCCCGCGCAAGCGATTGCGGACATGCAAGAGGACGGCGCGGGCTTTGCAGGCTTCGCGACCTATCTCGATCTCACGCCCGCACATCCCGATATGCTGGCCGTGCCGGACCCGGCATCGGTTATTCAGCTTCCGTGGAAGCCCGAGATCGCATGGGTCGCGGCCAACTGCGTGATGAACAACGAAGATCTGGCGCAGGCGCCGCGCAACGTGTTGCGCCGTCTGATTGCCGAAGCCGCCGAAGAGGGCATGCATGTCAAAACCGGCATCGAGGCCGAATTTTTCCTGCTGACCCCCGAGGGCGATGAAATCTCGGACGAGTTTGATACCGCATCAAAGCCTTGCTATGACCAGCAGGCGATGATGCGCCGCTATGAGGTGATCCGCGAGATCGCTGATTACATGCTCGATATGGGCTGGGGCCCCTACCAGAACGACCATGAGGACGCGAACGGCCAGTGGGAGATGAACTGGGATTTCGACGATGCCTTGGTCACGGCGGACAAGCACAGCTTCTTCAAGTTCATGACGAAATCCGTGGCCGAAAAACATGGTTTCCGCGCCACCTTCATGCCCAAGCCCATCGAGGGTCTGACCGGCAATGGCTGTCACGCGCATATCTCCGTCTGGGACGCACCGGGCAAGGACAGCAAGGTCAACGTCTTTGCGGGCAAAGGCGAAGGCCAGACCGGCGAGTTGGGGCTTTCCGAGCGCGGCAAGCATTTCCTCGGCGGGATCATGAAACATGCAAGCGCGCTTGCGGCGATCACAAACCCTACTGTGAACAGCTACAAGCGGATCAACGCGCCGCGCACCATGTCGGGGGCCACATGGGCACCCAACACCGTCACATGGACTGGCAACAACCGCACACATATGGTGCGTGTGCCCGGCCCCGGCCGGTTTGAGCTGCGCCTGCCCGATGGCGCGGTGAACCCCTATCTCTTGCAGGCGGTCATCATTGCGGCGGGTCTCTCGGGCATCCGCTCCAAGGCCGATCCTGGCAAGCGCCATGACATCGACATGTATGCCGAAGGTCATAAAGTGCGCGGCGCGCCCAAGCTGCCACTCAACATGCTGGACGCGCTGCGCGAGTATGAGAAAGACAAAGGCCTGAAAGCTTCCATGGGCGAGGAGTTCTCCGCCGCCTACCTGAAGCTGAAGCATCAGGAATGGAACCAATTCGTCTCGCATTTCTCCAGCTGGGAGAAGGCCAACACGCTCGATATCTGA
- a CDS encoding FMN-binding glutamate synthase family protein codes for MKDDHNGAPRTVPIQSATFSNPTNAEIRRAAATGIYDIRGGGSKRKVPHFDDLLFLGASISRYPLEGYREKCDTSVVLGTRFAKKPIELDIPITIAGMSFGALSGPAKEALGRGATLAGTSTTTGDGGMTEEERGHSNKLVYQLLPSRYGMNPDDLRRCDAIEVVVGQGAKPGGGGMLLGQKISDRVAEMRNLPKGIDQRSACRHPDWTGPDDLEIKILELREITNWEKPIYVKVGGTRPYYDTTLAIKAGADCVVLDGMQGGTAATQDVFIEHVGLPILACIREAVRALEDQGLHREVQLIVSGGIRGGADTAKALAMGADAVAIGTAALIALGDNDPRWEAEYNALGTTAGAYDDWHEGKDPAGITTQDPELMKRFDPIEGGRHLNNYLKVMALEAQTIARACGKNHLHNLEPEDLCALTMEAAAMARVPLAGTDWYPGKPGTSF; via the coding sequence ATGAAAGACGACCATAACGGCGCACCGCGCACCGTGCCGATCCAGTCGGCAACCTTCTCCAACCCGACAAATGCCGAAATCCGCCGCGCGGCGGCGACGGGCATCTATGACATCCGGGGCGGTGGGTCGAAGCGCAAAGTGCCGCATTTCGACGACCTTCTGTTTCTCGGGGCCTCCATCTCGCGCTACCCGCTCGAAGGCTACCGTGAGAAATGCGACACCAGTGTTGTTCTGGGCACGCGCTTTGCCAAGAAGCCGATTGAGCTTGATATTCCGATCACCATCGCGGGCATGTCCTTTGGCGCCCTTTCGGGGCCTGCGAAAGAGGCTCTGGGCCGGGGTGCGACGCTTGCGGGCACCTCCACCACCACCGGCGACGGCGGCATGACCGAAGAAGAGCGCGGCCATTCCAACAAGCTGGTCTATCAGCTTTTGCCGTCACGCTATGGCATGAACCCCGATGACCTGCGCCGCTGTGATGCGATCGAGGTTGTCGTGGGCCAAGGCGCGAAACCCGGTGGCGGCGGGATGCTTCTGGGTCAGAAAATCTCGGACCGCGTGGCCGAAATGCGCAACCTGCCCAAGGGGATCGACCAACGCTCTGCGTGCCGTCACCCCGATTGGACCGGCCCGGATGATCTGGAGATCAAGATCCTTGAGCTGCGTGAGATCACCAACTGGGAAAAGCCCATTTACGTCAAGGTGGGCGGCACGCGCCCCTATTACGACACCACGCTCGCGATCAAGGCGGGGGCGGATTGTGTCGTGCTCGACGGGATGCAGGGCGGCACGGCGGCCACGCAGGATGTGTTCATCGAGCATGTCGGCCTGCCCATTCTGGCGTGTATCCGCGAAGCGGTGCGCGCGCTGGAGGATCAGGGGCTGCACCGCGAGGTGCAACTGATCGTGTCGGGCGGCATTCGCGGCGGCGCGGACACGGCCAAGGCGCTGGCCATGGGCGCGGATGCGGTTGCCATCGGCACGGCGGCGCTGATTGCGCTGGGCGACAATGATCCACGCTGGGAGGCGGAGTATAACGCGCTTGGCACGACCGCTGGCGCCTATGACGACTGGCATGAGGGAAAGGACCCTGCGGGCATCACCACCCAGGATCCTGAGTTGATGAAACGTTTCGACCCCATCGAGGGCGGGCGGCATCTCAACAACTATCTCAAGGTGATGGCCCTGGAGGCGCAGACCATCGCGCGGGCCTGTGGCAAGAACCACCTGCACAACCTCGAACCCGAGGATCTGTGCGCGCTGACCATGGAGGCCGCCGCCATGGCACGCGTCCCTCTGGCAGGCACCGATTGGTATCCCGGCAAACCGGGCACCAGTTTCTGA
- a CDS encoding GltB/FmdC/FwdC-like GXGXG domain-containing protein, with translation MQTFDLEAQGLRNLNSALHAQSANTNQTVWEVINPKGSHAIAVGLDAPIEVNVKGHTGYYCGGMNKQATINVAGSAGPGVAENMMSGTIVIEGDASQYAGATGRGGTLVIKGNASSRCGISMKGIDIIVHGNIGHMSAFMAQSGNLVVCGDAGDALGDSLYEARLFVRGSVKSLGADCVEKEMRPEHIEILKDLLERGGCDAKPEEFKRYGSARKLYNFNIDNAY, from the coding sequence ATGCAAACATTCGATCTTGAGGCCCAGGGCCTGCGCAATCTGAATTCCGCGCTGCACGCGCAATCGGCCAACACCAACCAGACCGTCTGGGAGGTGATCAACCCCAAGGGCAGCCACGCCATCGCCGTGGGTCTTGATGCCCCCATCGAGGTGAACGTCAAAGGCCATACCGGCTATTACTGCGGCGGCATGAACAAGCAGGCGACGATCAATGTCGCAGGCTCTGCCGGACCGGGCGTGGCCGAGAACATGATGAGCGGCACTATCGTGATCGAGGGTGACGCCAGCCAATATGCCGGGGCCACGGGCCGGGGCGGCACGCTTGTGATCAAGGGCAATGCCTCGTCGCGCTGCGGCATCTCCATGAAGGGGATCGACATCATCGTGCATGGCAATATCGGCCATATGAGCGCGTTCATGGCGCAATCGGGCAACCTGGTCGTGTGTGGCGATGCCGGCGATGCGCTGGGCGACAGCCTTTACGAGGCGCGCCTTTTCGTGCGCGGCTCGGTCAAATCGCTGGGCGCGGATTGCGTCGAAAAGGAGATGCGTCCAGAACATATCGAGATCCTGAAGGACCTGCTGGAGCGTGGTGGCTGCGACGCCAAGCCGGAAGAGTTCAAGCGCTATGGCTCGGCCCGCAAGCTCTATAACTTCAATATCGACAACGCTTACTAA
- a CDS encoding class II glutamine amidotransferase, translating to MCGIVGLFLKDKALEPKLGEMLTDMLITMTDRGPDSAGIAIYGADTKGKAKLVVQSDVPEQDFPGLDIAMAQSLGGPVSIRVNDTHAVLEMGAELLEVARSRLSEVNPRVRMMSRGENLEIYKEVGLPKDVAARFDIAQMSGSHGIGHTRMATESAVTTMGAHPFNTGSDQCLVHNGSLSNHASLRRKLRRQGVHIETENDTEVGAAYLTWRMMNGATLGEALESSLDDLDGFFTFVVGTKDGFGVVRDPIACKPAVLAETDQYVAFGSEYRALVNLPGIDHARVWEPEPATVYFWSHKGAPTAHEKAA from the coding sequence ATGTGCGGTATCGTGGGGCTGTTTCTAAAAGACAAAGCGTTGGAACCCAAATTGGGCGAGATGCTGACGGATATGTTGATCACCATGACGGATCGCGGCCCCGACAGTGCGGGCATCGCGATTTATGGTGCAGATACAAAGGGTAAGGCCAAGCTGGTCGTCCAATCGGACGTGCCTGAACAGGACTTCCCCGGACTGGATATCGCCATGGCCCAAAGCCTTGGCGGGCCGGTGTCGATCCGGGTGAATGATACCCACGCCGTTCTGGAAATGGGTGCAGAGCTTTTGGAAGTCGCGCGCAGCCGCCTGAGCGAGGTCAATCCCCGCGTTCGGATGATGAGCCGCGGTGAAAATCTTGAAATCTACAAAGAGGTCGGCCTGCCCAAAGATGTGGCAGCCCGGTTCGATATTGCCCAAATGTCAGGCAGCCACGGCATCGGTCACACCCGCATGGCGACCGAATCAGCCGTGACGACGATGGGTGCGCACCCGTTCAACACCGGCTCGGATCAGTGTCTCGTGCACAATGGCTCGCTCAGCAACCACGCAAGCCTGCGTCGCAAGTTGCGCCGCCAGGGGGTGCATATCGAGACCGAGAACGACACCGAAGTGGGCGCGGCCTATCTCACGTGGCGGATGATGAACGGTGCCACGCTGGGCGAGGCGCTGGAAAGCAGCCTTGATGATCTCGACGGGTTCTTCACCTTCGTGGTGGGCACCAAGGACGGCTTCGGCGTGGTCCGCGATCCCATTGCGTGCAAGCCCGCCGTTCTGGCCGAAACCGACCAATATGTGGCGTTCGGCTCGGAATATCGCGCGCTGGTGAACCTGCCGGGTATCGATCATGCCCGCGTGTGGGAGCCCGAGCCCGCCACCGTCTATTTCTGGAGCCACAAAGGGGCCCCAACAGCACATGAGAAGGCCGCGTAA
- a CDS encoding ammonium transporter yields MEEQIAELAAQVAALQSSAATTNTTFAETFYYLTIPLMIIIHAGFLAYEMGASRLKNVLSSGVKNILAFAFMIPTFYFFGWWVYWGFPTGLPGAPGPAGISGIEYANAIAWGWGDSAQYMGPNIADQASGVFFGAFALFAATTASIMSGAVIERIQTVGFVILAVVLGSFAWVVAAAWGWHADGWLVTQWGLHDFGAAGLVHAVAGFFALGVLINLGPRIGKFNADGTANHIAGHNMPLTVVGLMLIIVGFWGFLMACVIVPGEAWSWFADKPSTIYGTPITLSALSFNILMGIAGGIIGSWVLTRDPFWMMSGALAGIISVASGMDIYYPAMAFVIAFSAGIILKPCANWLENRGIDDAVGAVTVHGTIGLYGLIMLGVFGAGTPALQGEGAPTISLIGQLVGAGVFFLLGFVPGYVVSLILKMLGMLRIPEGAEVAGMDEVKVPTHGYPEGIPAPGVNLAPGE; encoded by the coding sequence GTGGAAGAACAGATTGCCGAACTGGCGGCGCAGGTCGCCGCACTTCAATCGTCGGCGGCAACGACGAACACGACATTTGCCGAGACGTTTTACTATCTGACAATCCCGCTTATGATCATCATCCATGCGGGATTTCTTGCCTATGAGATGGGGGCATCCCGGCTCAAGAACGTGCTGAGCTCGGGTGTGAAAAACATCCTCGCCTTCGCGTTCATGATCCCGACCTTCTATTTCTTCGGCTGGTGGGTCTATTGGGGCTTCCCCACGGGACTGCCCGGCGCACCGGGGCCTGCTGGCATTTCTGGTATTGAATACGCCAATGCGATCGCATGGGGTTGGGGCGACAGTGCGCAATATATGGGGCCGAACATTGCTGATCAGGCATCGGGCGTCTTCTTTGGCGCGTTTGCTCTGTTTGCCGCCACAACAGCCTCGATCATGTCGGGCGCCGTTATCGAGCGGATTCAGACTGTCGGCTTTGTCATCCTCGCGGTTGTCCTCGGCTCCTTCGCTTGGGTCGTGGCTGCGGCTTGGGGCTGGCACGCTGATGGCTGGCTGGTCACGCAATGGGGTCTGCATGACTTCGGTGCGGCGGGGCTTGTCCACGCGGTTGCCGGCTTCTTTGCGCTGGGCGTTTTGATCAACCTTGGCCCGCGCATCGGCAAGTTCAACGCCGATGGCACTGCAAACCACATCGCAGGGCACAACATGCCTCTGACGGTTGTGGGTCTGATGCTGATCATCGTTGGCTTCTGGGGCTTCCTCATGGCCTGCGTTATCGTGCCGGGCGAGGCATGGTCATGGTTCGCGGACAAGCCTTCGACCATTTACGGCACACCGATTACCCTTTCGGCCTTGTCGTTCAACATCCTCATGGGGATCGCGGGCGGGATCATCGGCTCCTGGGTGCTTACACGTGATCCGTTCTGGATGATGTCGGGCGCTCTGGCGGGGATCATTTCGGTCGCGTCGGGCATGGATATCTATTATCCGGCCATGGCGTTTGTCATCGCCTTCTCTGCGGGGATCATCCTCAAGCCGTGTGCAAACTGGCTTGAAAACCGCGGCATCGACGATGCTGTGGGCGCGGTCACCGTGCACGGCACGATCGGCCTTTATGGTCTGATCATGTTGGGCGTGTTTGGCGCAGGCACTCCGGCGCTTCAAGGCGAAGGCGCTCCAACGATCTCTCTCATCGGCCAATTGGTGGGGGCAGGCGTGTTCTTCCTGCTGGGCTTTGTGCCGGGCTACGTGGTTTCGCTTATCCTCAAGATGCTGGGTATGCTCCGTATCCCCGAGGGTGCCGAGGTTGCCGGTATGGACGAAGTCAAAGTGCCGACGCATGGCTATCCCGAGGGCATCCCTGCTCCCGGTGTAAACCTCGCGCCCGGCGAATAA